From one Mytilus edulis chromosome 1, xbMytEdul2.2, whole genome shotgun sequence genomic stretch:
- the LOC139523862 gene encoding alpha-L-fucosidase-like produces MATYLVCFVLLFSFVNSLKYDPTWESLDARPLPGWYDDAKLGIFIHWGVFSVPAFSSEWFWWQWKGQPMPAVLDYMQKNYRPDFTYADFAAMFTTEFFVPEEWAEMFQDSGAKYIVLTSKHHEGYTNWPSKYSFNWNSNATGPNRDLVGELAAAVRAKTQMKFGLYHSLFEWFNPRYLDDKGSGFKKQDFVRTKTMPELYELVNAYKPEVIWSDGDWEAADAYWNSTNFLAWLYNESPVKDTVVTNDRWGSGCSCKHGGFYTCSDRYNPGKLQKHKWENAMTIDKFSWGYRRNARLEDYLTIEDLLKQFISTVSCGGNMLMNVGPTKYGKISPIYEERLRQMGQWLRVNGDGIYATRPWVHQNDTVVKNVWYTMKKGTTENDVYAILLEWPDSSLVKLGAPITSKDTTVTMLGYPDKVTWTAGAGGKGINIQIPPLSVETMPCEWAWTFKMTGLQN; encoded by the exons ATGGCCACTTActtggtttgttttgttttgctattTTCGTTTGTTAATTCATTGAAATACGACCCAACATGGGAATCTTTAGATGCAAGACCACTTCCAGGATGGTATGATGATGCTAAGCTTGGTATATTTATTCACTGGGGTGTATTTTCTGTACCAGCCTTTTCATCTGAGTGGTTTTGGTGGCAATGGAAAGGCCAGCCAATGCCGGCTGTTTTGGATTACATGCAGAAAAACTACCGTCCAGATTTTACTTATGCAGATTTTGCAGCTATGTTCACAACTGAGTTTTTTGTTCCAGAGGAATGGGCTGAAATGTTTCAGGATTCTGGTGCAAA ATATATTGTTTTGACAAGTAAACATCATGAAGGTTACACCAACTGGCCATCTAAGTATTCCTTTAACTGGAATTCTAATGCTACTGGTCCTAACAGAGATCTTGTTG GTGAGTTAGCAGCTGCAGTGAGAGCTAAAACCCAGATGAAGTTTGGACTGTACCACtctctgtttgaatggtttaatcCAAGATATTTGGATGACAAGGGCTCAGGATTTAAGAAACAAGATTTTGTCAGG ACTAAGACTATGCCTGAATTATATGAACTGGTGAATGCATACAAGCCAGAAGTTATATGGTCGGATGGAGACTGGGAGGCTGCTGATGCCTACTGGAATTCAACCAACTTCCTGGCTTGGCTTTATAATGAAAG TCCTGTGAAAGATACAGTAGTGACCAATGATAGATGGGGATCTGGGTGTTCCTGTAAACATGGAGGATTTTATACATGTTCTGATAGATATAATCCAG gCAAGTTACAGAAACACAAATGGGAGAACGCTATGACAATAGACAAGTTTTCCTGGGGATACCGTAGAAACGCTAGGCTTGAAGACTACCTTACAATAGAGGATCTTCTAAAACAGTTTATTTCTACTGTCAG TTGCGGAGGTAATATGCTGATGAATGTTGGTCCTACAAAATATGGAAAGATCAGTCCTATTTATGAAGAGAGACTACGTCAGATGGGACAATGGCTTCGTGTAAATGGAGATGGAATCTATGCAACTAGACCCTGGGTTCACCAGAATGACACTGTTGTTAAAAATGTGTG GTATACAATGAAGAAGGGAACTACAGAAAATGATGTGTATGCTATACTGCTGGAATGGCCAGACAGTAGCTTGGTAAAACTTGGAGCACCTATAACATCAAAGGACACAACCGTCACCATGTTGGGATATCCTGACAAAGTGACATGGACAGCTGGTGCTGGTGGGAAAGGAATCAATATACAGATACCACCATTGTCTGTGGAAACAATGCCATGTGAATGGGCTTGGACATTTAAAATGACAGGTTTACAGAATTAA